Proteins from a single region of Electrophorus electricus isolate fEleEle1 chromosome 5, fEleEle1.pri, whole genome shotgun sequence:
- the hpn gene encoding serine protease hepsin, with translation MTEKKIGAPGMAICSPCRAAVAAGLTVVIMGGLGAAIWALVSYLRAAEDTGLYDVQVSVADQRLRVFDSVQRRWRHVCSSSANQLLAAISCEEMGFVRAINFSVTCAPDSSSGHEFFCVKESELTYGKKISTALQPCKCEKGQILEVLCQDCGRRMQPEERIVGGADARQGSWPWQVSLQYDGVHQCGGSIISDLWIISAAHCFPERYRHVSRWRVLMSSIYNTPIHKNVVIGEVRTVVYHSSYLPFVDANIDDNSRDIAVLALTKPLQFTDYVQPVCLPTYGQRLVDGQMGTVTGWGNVEYYGTQANILQEAHIPIISDAVCNAPDYYDNQVTTTMFCAGYEKGGTDSCQGDSGGPFVAADSLSKTSRYRLLGVVSWGTGCAMAKKPGVYTRVSRFLPWISSAMRTYENSPGVHKMARAATA, from the exons ATGACAGAGAAAAAGATAG GAGCACCAGGGATGGCCATATGCAGCCCATGCCGAGCGGCCGTCGCTGCAGGTTTGACTGTGGTCATAATGGGTGGACTGGGAGCCGCCATCTGGGCACTGG TAAGCTACTTAAGAGCAGCAGAAGACACAGGTTTATATGATG TGCAGGTCAGCGTGGCTGACCAGAGGCTGAGGGTGTTTGACTCTGTCCAGAGGAGGTGGAGACATGTCTGCTCTTCCAGTGCCAATCAACTACTTGCCGCCATCAGCTGTGAGGAAATGGGCTTTGTGAG GGCTATAAATTTTTCCGTCACCTGTGCTCCAGACAGCAGTAGCGGTCATGAGTTTTTCtgtgtaaaagagagtgagTTAACATACGGAAAGAAGATAAGCACTGCCCTGCAGCCTTG TAAATGTGAAAAGGGACAAATCCTTGAAGTGCTTTGTCAAG ACTGTGGGCGGCGGATGCAACCTGAGGAGAGGATCGTGGGTGGGGCTGATGCACGGCAGGGCTCCTGGCCGTGGCAGGTCAGCCTACAGTACGACGGCGTGCATCAATGTGGTGGCTCAATCATATCAGACCTCTGGatcatcagtgctgcacacTGTTTCCCTga GAGATATCGTCATGTATCGAGATGGAGGGTCCTGATGAGCTCTATCTACAATACCCCTATCCACAAGAATGTGGTGATTGGTGAGGTGAGGACAGTTGTCTACCACAGCAGCTATCTGCCCTTTGTTGATGCCAACATTGATGACAACAGCCGAGACATCGCTGTCCTGGCCCTAACCAAACCACTGCAGTTCACTG ACTACGTGCAGCCGGTGTGTTTGCCTACATACGGCCAGAGACTGGTAGACGGCCAGATGGGCACAGTGACCGGCTGGGGAAACGTGGAGTATTATG gTACACAAGCCAATATTCTCCAAGAAGCACATATCCCCATCATAAGTGATGCTGTCTGCAACGCTCCTGATTACTATGACAACCAGGTCACAACCACAATGTTCTGTGCTGGCTATGAGAAGGGAGGAACTGACTCCTGCCAG GGGGACAGTGGTGGCCCCTTTGTGGCAGCTGACTCTCTGTCTAAGACAAGCCGCTACAGGTTGCTTGGTGTGGTGAGCTGGGGCACGGGCTGTGCCATGGCCAAGAAACCGGGTGTCTACACCAGAGTTTCCCGCTTCCTGCCCTGGATCTCCAGCGCCATGAGG ACATATGAGAATTCCCCAGGAGTCCATAAAATGGCTCGAGCAGCCACAGCATAG